One Corynebacterium matruchotii genomic window, GCCCAAGTCGGGCCAGTCGAGCAGATCTTCCTTGGGGATCGCCTCGGCGACCGCTACCTGCCTGTCACCCTGCGATTTGAGCTGGTCAATCATGTGGGCTTCCATGTGGAGGCCGGACCAGAAAACCAAGTCGGAGCTGGAGATTTTTTCGGTGTCTTGGGTGGTGGGTTGGTAGGTGTGCGGGTCGCCGCCAGGCCCCACCATGACGGTCACGTCTGCGTCGGGGGCAATATTTTTCACTGTGTCGCCAATGTAACCAGTCGTGGCAAAAACGGTGAGCTTTTTATTCTCCCCTTGCTTATCGACGGCGCAAGCGGTCACAACCGCCACCAGGGAAATCCCCAAAATCACGGCAAAAATGGAGCGCTTATTGATAGTAATGTTCATATCAAATAAGCATACAAATAGGGGTACAAAACGCAAAATCCCAATATAAGGTAGCTTTACCTACCGCCCACGGAAAGGTGAAAGCCCCATGAGTCCCAACCTCTATCGCCCGATATGAAACAATAGAACCATGATTCTTTCCGCCACCGATAAAGTCGCCGCTGTTGTTGTCACCCATAACCGGGTAGAACTCTTGAGATCCTCCCTGGAAGTGGTAGCGCAACAAAGCCGACCAGTGCACTGGATTATTGTGGTGGACAACGGCGCCGACCCGGCCGTCGAAAAGCTCCTTGCTGAGATCGCCGGCGACCGGGGCATATATCTGCCCAGCAAAACCAACCTTGGTGGCGCTGGCGGATTCGCATACGGATTCCTGGTTGCGCTCGCACAGGGCGCCGACGCCGTATGGTGCGCCGACGACGACGGCCGGCCCGAAGGCCCCGACGTGCTCGCCACCCTCCAGGACTGCGCGGTCCGACACAACCTGGCCGAGGTGTCGCCCGTAGTCTGTAACCTCGACAACCCCGACCGCCTTGCGTTCCCACTCCGCCGGGGGCTGGAATGGCGCCGCCTCCGCAGCGAACTCACCGACCCGCGCGGCACCGAAGTCGGCGACACTGCCAACAACCTGGGCGACGACCTCCTCCCCGGCATCGCCTCCCTCTTCAACGGGGCCCTCATCTCCACGCGAGCCATGGAGGTTATCGGCATCCCCGACTATCGACTGTTCATTAGGGGTGACGAGGTGGAATACCACCGACGATTACACCGATCCGGACTTCCCTTCGGCACCTGCCTCACCACTGCCTACCTGCACCCGGACGGGTCCGAAGAATTCCGGCCCATCCTCGGCGGGAAAATGCACACCCAATACCCGGAGAATCCCGGAAAACGATTCTTCACCTACCGAAACCGTGGCTACCTCATGAACCAGCCCGGCATGCGCCGCCTCCTGCCGCAAGAATATGCCCGATTCGGCTGGTTTTTCCTGGTGCAGCAAAAAGACCCCAAAGGTTTCTGGGAATGGCTGAAACTCCACCGGTTAGGCCGCAAAGAGCGATTCTTCCGGCCATAAAGGCAAAGGTATAAATGTAAACAGCCTCGAACCCCACACCACAACCCCCGCGCTGTAATGCGCACTGTAATGCGCCGACATGGTGCGGGGTTTATGGTTGATGATCTTGATTACGCTGCTGCAGAAACCCAGGACCCAAGGCCCTTGGCTGTAGGTAGCAGGTTAGATAAGCATGGTTTCTGTCCTGAGGCCAAGTCGGCTCCTGCAGGTTTGAACTGCGACCAGTAGGAAACCATGCTTAGAACAAGTGCTGCTACTTGAGTTACCCACGAATCCTGGCTGCATAAGTTCTAAGCATGGTCTTTAATTCTGGGGCGTGTTGGCTCTTGGGGGTTTGATGTGGTGATTTTTGAAAACCATGCTTATCTAATCTGCTACCCCCAAGATGCCGTATGCAGCACACCTGATAAGCATGGTTTCTGTTCCGATGGTGTATCGGCTGAGGCATTGTCGGTGGGAAACCATGCTTAGAACATGTCCTAGGGGCTGGTCCGCCATATACTTAGCTGCCGCACATGTTCTAAGCATGGTCTTTGCCTGGCGAGCGTATTGACTCCAGGGGACTTGATGGGCCAGATCTCAAACACCATGCTTATCAGATATGCTGCTCATGATTATTGGTACTGCCCTAATACTCTCGGCAATATAGCAAGTTAGATAAGCATGGTCTTTGATTGTGGTTGGATGCTTGTCCAGCAGGTTTGAGCTGGCCTGTTTTAAAGACCATGCTTATCAAGTGTGCAGCCCACAGCCCCTTGGGGGTAGCGGATTAGATAAGCATGGTTTTGTTCTGATTGGCGTATTGATCCCAGGGGATTGAACTGCCACCGATAGAAGTCCAAGTTTAGAACATGTGCTGGTGATGTCCCACCCACCCACTTGGCTGCCGCACATGCTCTAAGCATGGTTTCCACTCTAGGGGTATGTTGGCCCTTGGGGGTTTAGGGTGGCAGATTTTGAAAACCATGCTTATCAGACATGAAGCCCCAGTCATTCCGTCTGGTAGCACAAGCCCTGAGCTTGACTTCACACTCCCTCCCGCCTAACTCCCAGTAGGTAAGATCTTTGCTACCCCAAACCCCAGCTCAACATCAGCACAGCACAACCCCTAAACCACAAAACCCCCTCCAGGTGCCCTGGAAGTTCACCCTTTTGAACGAAACCAAGCTTAGAGGAAATGCTACAGCAACCCAGAGCAGCGCTGCACATGCTCTAAGCATGGTTTCCATTCCGGGGGCGTACTGACTCCTGGAAGTTGAACTGTCATCAATAGAAGTCCAAGCTTAGAACATATGCGGCAATCAGGTGTCTCGGCGACCAGCCCCTAGCACATGTTCTAAGCATGGTCTTTCCCTAGTAAGCACATTGGCTCCAGGGGATTCAGGCCGGCAGCCCTCAAACACCATGCTTATCAAGTGTGCTACGCGCGGGTGCAGCAGGAGCACGGTCGCTAAGCTTGAGGTCCACCCGACATTCGGCCCTCAATCAATGCTGATGGCGCGCACACGCCGGTTCGTCAGGGCGCATACCACCATGGCGGCGTGCACTGCGACAATGATGAGCAGGATGGTTCGATATGGATCGATCCCTGTTGTGGGCTGGTGCCGAGCAAGCGTGTCGGCAACCACACCCCAGAGGGGAACGGCCAAGGCGCCCACCGCACCGACAACACTGATGAACACCGACATTGCCTGGCCGACCTTTTCGGATGGAACAGCCTGGACGAAGATTGTTTGGAATGGTGGGTTGAGCACCCCTTGGCTCGTCGCAAAGCTAAAACCGACAACCACGGCAACCAGGGCGGAATCCGTCACCGAAATGATGGCTAGGAGGAGACTGACCGCAAGATTACTGAGCGCCAGGAGCTTGAAGAACCTCATGCGCTCCGACAACCACGGGGCGGCGAGGTAGCCTATCGCATAACCAGCGGCAACCAGGGCATTCCACACCCCATACCAGGTGGCCGAAACATGCAGCGTGGCGGTGAAAAAATAAATGGCCACCATGCTCAACGCCGACGAACTGACAGCCTCCAGGATCGCAAAGGGCAGCATCACCCGGTAGCTTTCCGAACCGACCATGGCGCGGAGCCCGGCTTTCCACGCGAGCCAAAACCCCTCAGCGAGCCCGGCGGTTTGTCGGCTCATACTGTGGCGAATGGGCGCGAGAATCAGCGCCGCCACGAGCAATGCCACGGTTTCCAGCGCCATGGTGCCGGCAAACCAACCCCGATCAGCACCAATACCAGCCAAAATTGGCCCCGCCATGGACCCCAGCAAGGCGAAAAACCGCAACCAGCCGAGCAGCCGCACAAGCTCCTGGCCGTCCGCCAATCGGTGGGAAACCGACGCGGCGGCCGGCAAATAGGCTGTGTCACACATGGCCTCGATGACGGCAAGGGCAATGACCGCTAGAACGGCCGCCAAACCCCCGGTCGGGCAGAAGACCAGGATCGCAATAATCCCGGCGCTCGCAACCGCCCGCACCAGGCATGCCATGGTCATAGTGGCTATCGGGTCGTGGCGGTCCGACACCGCGCCCGTGAACAGCCCGGCGAGCAGCTGGGCAACCGCGATGACGGTCAGGAACCCGCTCACCCACGGCACGGAACGTTCCTCGCCAAACACCGCAAGAACGAACCACAGGCTAATGATCTTCGCCGCCAGCGATGTGGCCAGGTTAGACAGGAAGTCGCTGCAGAGGAGTCGCCACACCAGATGCTTTTTACCGCCAATTATGGTCATTGCCGTCCTTCATGCTGAGTTTTTCGACGCCAACCCGGCTCCCCTCCCACCCTATTGCACACAATGCGACTCGTACAAAAAACCATTCCATAAATGGAGTACTCGACATGACGAAAGGAGGTGGTCTATACGACATCATGACCTAGAACATTGATACCTTGCCTAAACAGCCAAAACGGCTGTTTAGGTTTTCTCCGGCAACAGGGCATGATCCGACCGCGGGAAGCGTCGATAAGCGGGCTAGCGTTGTTTAAAAATAAATGCCCGCTGCATGACAAAGTTCGTCACGGTAGCCACGCCTTGGGCGATGACGAAGGAAATCGTGTCCACGACGAACTTGGGCAGCTCGAAGGAGTGCAGCGGCATCGGCACCACCTTGTACAGAATGTTTTGAACGGCAAACGTGGACAGGTACAGGATGGCCACGGCCACGGTTGCCTTCGCAGAAGTTTTCGAATTGAACGTCCATTTTGCATTCATAAAATAGGCCGATGTGGTGCCAGCAACCCACCCCACGGCTTTAGCCCACCCCCGGGGCACCCCCAACACATAGTCCAGTAGCAAGGTTGTGCCGTAGTCGATAACGGCGCACACCACGCCCACCGCAATGAACCGGACAAGCTGGGTGCGCAGCGAACCATCGGACTGGGACTGCTGTGCCGGCTGCGGCGATGCCGACGATGCTGGTTGCGTAGGCTGTTCGGGCGATTCGGAAGGCATGGATGCTGAAGTGGTAGGAGTGCCTGGTGGGGTTGCTGTCATAAGCCACCAGGTTACAGGCGGAGCAGTTCCCGGTAAATCTCAATGCGCTCCACTGGGGACGATAACCCCCCAATATCCCGCAAATGTTTCAGCGAGTTTGGGCACAGCGCACGCACCTCGTTCGCTGTTTTGTTCCAACCGAGGGCCTGCACAATGCTTTCAATAATCGCATCGGTCACTT contains:
- a CDS encoding glycosyltransferase, yielding MILSATDKVAAVVVTHNRVELLRSSLEVVAQQSRPVHWIIVVDNGADPAVEKLLAEIAGDRGIYLPSKTNLGGAGGFAYGFLVALAQGADAVWCADDDGRPEGPDVLATLQDCAVRHNLAEVSPVVCNLDNPDRLAFPLRRGLEWRRLRSELTDPRGTEVGDTANNLGDDLLPGIASLFNGALISTRAMEVIGIPDYRLFIRGDEVEYHRRLHRSGLPFGTCLTTAYLHPDGSEEFRPILGGKMHTQYPENPGKRFFTYRNRGYLMNQPGMRRLLPQEYARFGWFFLVQQKDPKGFWEWLKLHRLGRKERFFRP
- a CDS encoding MFS transporter, whose amino-acid sequence is MTIIGGKKHLVWRLLCSDFLSNLATSLAAKIISLWFVLAVFGEERSVPWVSGFLTVIAVAQLLAGLFTGAVSDRHDPIATMTMACLVRAVASAGIIAILVFCPTGGLAAVLAVIALAVIEAMCDTAYLPAAASVSHRLADGQELVRLLGWLRFFALLGSMAGPILAGIGADRGWFAGTMALETVALLVAALILAPIRHSMSRQTAGLAEGFWLAWKAGLRAMVGSESYRVMLPFAILEAVSSSALSMVAIYFFTATLHVSATWYGVWNALVAAGYAIGYLAAPWLSERMRFFKLLALSNLAVSLLLAIISVTDSALVAVVVGFSFATSQGVLNPPFQTIFVQAVPSEKVGQAMSVFISVVGAVGALAVPLWGVVADTLARHQPTTGIDPYRTILLIIVAVHAAMVVCALTNRRVRAISID
- a CDS encoding GtrA family protein, with the translated sequence MTATPPGTPTTSASMPSESPEQPTQPASSASPQPAQQSQSDGSLRTQLVRFIAVGVVCAVIDYGTTLLLDYVLGVPRGWAKAVGWVAGTTSAYFMNAKWTFNSKTSAKATVAVAILYLSTFAVQNILYKVVPMPLHSFELPKFVVDTISFVIAQGVATVTNFVMQRAFIFKQR